In Oncorhynchus gorbuscha isolate QuinsamMale2020 ecotype Even-year linkage group LG08, OgorEven_v1.0, whole genome shotgun sequence, one genomic interval encodes:
- the LOC124040959 gene encoding protein phosphatase 1 regulatory subunit 7-like → MATQEMEVDRKGESEESGDDETRRKSINGEVDANQPHTTVKEESPVEMDTITLDPEEEDVDLVHCRIGKIEGMGVLRKAKTLSLRQNLIKTIENLETLVMLKELDLYDNQIRKLENLQTLKELDQLDVSFNLLRKVEGLERLTGLKKLFLLHNKISHIANLDHLTGLEMLELGSNRIRLIENLDGLSSLTSLFLGTNKITQLQHLEGLHNLTVLSIQSNRITKMEGLQGLVNLKELYLSHNGIEVIEGLENNKKLTTLDIAANRVKKIENISHLTDLQEFWMNDNQLENWSDLDELKSSKALETVYLERNPLQKDPQYRRKIMLALPTVRQIDATFIRF, encoded by the exons ATGGCTACCCAAGAGATGGAAG TGGACCGGAAGGGTGAGTCAGAGGAGTCTGGAGATGATGAGACCAGGAGGAAGAGCATCAATGGGGAGGTTGATGCCAATCAGCCCCATACCACAG TTAAAGAGGAGTCTCCTGTTGAAATGGATACCATAACTCTGGACCCagaggaagag GATGTTGATCTTGTCCACTGTCGTATTGGGAAGATTGAGGGAATGGGGGTGTTGAGGAAGGCGAAG ACGCTCTCTTTAAGGCAGAACCTGATCAAGACGATTGAAAACCTGGAGACTTTAGTGATGCTGAAGGAACTTGATCTCTACGACAACCAGATCCGCAAACTTGAGAACCTGCAGACCCTCAAAGAGCTGGA CCAGCTGGACGTGTCCTTCAATCTACTGAGGAAGGTGGAGGGTCTGGAGCGTCTGACGGGGCTAAAGAAGCTCTTTCTGCTGCACAACAAGATCAGCCACATCGCCAACCTGGACCACCTCACCGGCCTGGAGATGTTGGAGCTGGGCTCTAACCGCATCCGG CTAATAGAGAACTTGGACGGGCTGTCGTCGTTGACGAGTCTGTTTCTGGGCACCAATAAGATCACTCAGCTGCAGCATCTGGAAGGCCTTCACAACCTGACAGTCCTCAGCatccag AGTAACCGCATCACCAAGATGGAGGGTCTGCAGGGTCTGGTCAACCTGAAGGAACTGTACCTGAGTCACAACGGCATCGAGGTCATTGAGGGCCTGGAGAACAAT AAAAAGCTCACAACTCTAGACATCGCAGCCAACCGGGTAAAGAAAATTGAAAACATCAGCCATCTAACAGACCTACAGGAATTCTGG ATGAATGATAATCAGCTAGAGAACTGGTCAGATCTAGATGAGCTGAAGAGTTCCAAGGCCCTGGAGACGGTGTACCTGGAGAGGAACCCCTTGCAGAAGGACCCCCAATATCGCAGGAAGATTATGCTGGCTCTGCCCACCGTACGCCAGATCGACGCCACGTTCATCCGCTTTTGA